The DNA region CCACTGCATCGGCCTGCATCTCACGGGTGAACTGGACCCGTCGACGGCGTCTATGGCCAAGTACTACTGCACCGACAAGCAGTGCGAGATCATCGACCGCTGCCTGCAGGTCTTCGGCGGCTACGGCTTCATGACGGAGTACCCGATCGCCCGCATGTACGCCTCGGCCCGCGTGCAGAAGATCTACGGCGGCACCAACGAGATCATGAAGGAGCTGATCTCGCGGACCCTCTAGGGGGCGGTGCCGTCCCGAGCTCGGCGACGATCGCCCGGACGGCGTCACGGCCCGCCCGGTTGGCCCCCACGGTCGACTGGGACGGGCCGTAGCCGATGAGGAACAACCGCGGTTCGTCGATCGCCCGCCCCTCGGCCACCCGGATGCCGCCCTCCGGGGTACGCAACCCCAGGGGCGCGAGGTGGGCGATCGCGGGCCGGAACCCGGTCGCCCAGAGGATGACGTCCGCGGGTTCGAGTCGCCCGTCGGGCATCCGCACCCCGTCGGGCTCGATGCGGGTGAACATGGGGTGGCGGACCAGGACACCGCGCTCGTCGGCGCGCTCGATCCACGGTGCGCGGTACATTCCGGTGACGCGGATGACGCTCTGCGGGGGCAGTCCCTGCGCGGTGCGTTCGGCGACCCGGTCGATCGCGGCGGAGAAGTTCTCCGGCGCCGGGTCCGTCTCCCACTCGATCTCCCGCCTGGTCACCCACAGTGTCCGGGCCACTCGCGAGATCTCCTCGAGCAGCTGCGTGGCGGAGATCCCCGCGCCCACGATCACCACGCGCTGCCCGGCGAACTCCTCGGCGGCGACGTAGTCGTGGACGTGGAGCTGCCGCCCGCGGAACGTCTCCTGGCCGGG from Dietzia sp. B32 includes:
- a CDS encoding NAD(P)/FAD-dependent oxidoreductase, producing MTPAQQLPARRVDVAVIGAGQAGLSAGHHLRRRGFAPVDRAEVGERTFVMFDAEVAAGGAWRHRWESLTMSTVNGIFELPGHPVPVVDSAAPSRDVLPPYFADYEDRFGLDVRRPVRVRSVRRPTPGLDGPGSDHLVVVTDPGGDTRPEAWAARYVINATGTWTRPFWPYYPGQETFRGRQLHVHDYVAAEEFAGQRVVIVGAGISATQLLEEISRVARTLWVTRREIEWETDPAPENFSAAIDRVAERTAQGLPPQSVIRVTGMYRAPWIERADERGVLVRHPMFTRIEPDGVRMPDGRLEPADVILWATGFRPAIAHLAPLGLRTPEGGIRVAEGRAIDEPRLFLIGYGPSQSTVGANRAGRDAVRAIVAELGTAPPPRGSARSAPS